In Desulfurobacterium atlanticum, one genomic interval encodes:
- a CDS encoding SPOR domain-containing protein, protein MEGNKKLYYILMGAAVVLLTASYGVGFYVGRDTGYSEAKKEFEIEKKKLLKTIASLTPLSRPKPEEKVVVVNAKPEEKKSEEKKTQTEKEATTEVKTVKPETSEKKQNSAEKQAEIAKKEEKQINKPSVKTEKVSTKKNYFIQVGIFRSEVNAKKLVKKLSQKGIPATVDRWKGYYRVKTQMLTQDEAKALLKRLKEEMKLSGIVKRR, encoded by the coding sequence ATGGAGGGGAACAAAAAGCTTTACTACATTTTGATGGGAGCGGCTGTTGTTTTATTAACAGCATCCTACGGTGTTGGTTTTTATGTAGGAAGAGATACAGGGTATTCAGAAGCAAAAAAGGAGTTTGAAATTGAAAAGAAAAAGCTTCTTAAAACTATTGCTTCTTTAACTCCCCTATCAAGGCCAAAGCCTGAAGAAAAAGTGGTCGTTGTTAATGCAAAACCTGAAGAAAAAAAGTCTGAAGAGAAGAAGACTCAAACAGAAAAAGAAGCAACCACTGAAGTTAAAACAGTGAAACCGGAAACTTCTGAAAAGAAACAAAACAGTGCAGAAAAGCAAGCTGAAATAGCAAAGAAAGAGGAAAAACAGATTAATAAACCTTCCGTGAAAACAGAAAAAGTTTCTACCAAAAAGAATTACTTTATTCAGGTTGGAATCTTTAGAAGTGAGGTAAATGCAAAGAAACTTGTTAAAAAACTATCTCAGAAAGGTATTCCAGCCACTGTAGATAGGTGGAAAGGTTACTACAGGGTTAAAACCCAGATGCTTACTCAGGATGAAGCTAAAGCTCTTCTGAAAAGGTTAAAGGAAGAGATGAAGCTTTCTGGGATTGTAAAAAGGAGGTAA
- the argS gene encoding arginine--tRNA ligase, whose product MKETIKRKVQTALKDIYGKEFEVLNKASFEPPKRKEFGDVATNIAFLLAKELKKAPKDIAQEIAAKLSENPEFEKVEVAGSGFINLFLSKEFYIELLKKIVNTEFYLSDIGKGEKILLEYVSANPTGPLHVGHGRGAVVGDVLSKIMEIAGYKVEREFYINDAGRQIKLLGISVYYRMQELAGRKLTLPEDAYRGEYIVEIAKELMLAHPELIDMEEDKAIEIIANYAKETLLKEIKETLSKLKVEFDRWYSEKSLYSSGKVDEVLRKLQDKGLVYEKDGALWLKTSLFGDDKDRVVKRSNGEYTYFASDIAYHYDKIERGYDKGIDIWGADHHGYIPRVKAAIEALGQSADWLEVILVQLVKLFKHGKEVKMSKRAGNFVTLDWLIEEVGVDAVRFFFLTKRHDTPLDFDIDLAVSEKSENPVYYVQYAHARISSILDKASEAGLSPSEDHLGLIKDDEFDLIIKCYGLKTTLENAAVKREPHLLPYYLIDLASSFHKYYNKNRVIDNDNPELSSARLYIVKAVKRVIKIGLDILNVNAPRRM is encoded by the coding sequence ATGAAGGAAACAATAAAAAGAAAGGTGCAGACAGCTTTAAAAGATATATACGGAAAGGAATTTGAAGTTTTAAATAAGGCATCTTTTGAACCGCCAAAAAGAAAAGAGTTTGGAGATGTGGCTACAAATATTGCTTTTCTTCTTGCGAAAGAGCTTAAAAAAGCACCTAAAGATATTGCACAGGAAATTGCAGCAAAGCTTTCAGAAAATCCAGAATTTGAGAAAGTTGAAGTTGCAGGTTCTGGATTTATAAATCTTTTTCTTTCAAAAGAGTTCTATATAGAGCTCTTAAAGAAAATTGTAAATACAGAATTTTATCTGTCTGATATTGGTAAAGGGGAAAAAATCCTTCTTGAGTATGTTTCTGCAAACCCAACAGGTCCCCTGCACGTAGGACACGGAAGGGGAGCAGTTGTGGGAGATGTGCTTTCAAAGATTATGGAAATAGCAGGCTATAAAGTGGAGAGGGAGTTTTACATTAACGATGCAGGAAGACAGATAAAACTTCTTGGTATCTCTGTTTATTATAGAATGCAAGAACTTGCAGGAAGAAAACTTACTCTACCAGAAGATGCATATCGTGGAGAATATATTGTTGAGATAGCAAAAGAACTTATGTTAGCTCATCCTGAACTTATTGATATGGAAGAAGATAAGGCGATTGAGATTATTGCAAACTACGCAAAAGAAACTTTACTTAAAGAGATAAAAGAAACGCTCAGTAAACTTAAGGTTGAATTTGACAGATGGTATAGTGAAAAAAGTTTATACAGTTCTGGGAAAGTTGATGAAGTTCTTAGAAAACTTCAGGATAAGGGACTTGTTTACGAAAAAGATGGAGCACTATGGCTTAAAACTTCTCTTTTTGGAGATGATAAAGACAGGGTTGTTAAGCGTTCAAATGGAGAATACACCTATTTCGCTTCAGATATTGCATACCACTACGACAAAATAGAGCGAGGATACGATAAAGGAATAGATATATGGGGAGCGGACCATCATGGCTATATTCCAAGAGTGAAAGCTGCAATTGAAGCTCTCGGACAGTCGGCAGACTGGCTTGAAGTTATATTGGTTCAGCTTGTTAAACTGTTTAAACATGGAAAAGAAGTTAAAATGTCAAAAAGAGCCGGAAATTTTGTCACTCTTGACTGGCTTATTGAAGAAGTTGGGGTAGATGCTGTAAGGTTTTTCTTTCTTACAAAAAGACACGATACACCGCTTGATTTTGATATTGACCTTGCAGTTTCAGAAAAAAGCGAAAATCCCGTCTATTATGTGCAGTATGCTCACGCGAGAATATCCAGCATCCTTGATAAGGCATCTGAAGCCGGTCTATCTCCTTCAGAAGATCATCTTGGGCTTATAAAAGATGATGAGTTTGACCTGATAATCAAATGTTACGGCTTAAAAACAACTCTTGAAAATGCAGCGGTGAAAAGAGAACCTCACCTTCTTCCATACTATCTTATTGACCTTGCATCTTCATTTCATAAATATTACAACAAAAACAGAGTTATAGATAATGACAATCCGGAACTTTCTTCTGCAAGGCTTTATATTGTTAAAGCTGTGAAAAGAGTTATAAAAATAGGACTTGATATATTAAACGTTAATGCTCCAAGGAGGATGTAA
- a CDS encoding ATP-binding protein: MEFLLKLSRRKIENNSIKTKRYLYEKFDLNNRLIAILGARGTGKTTLMLQIIKEKCKPSETVYLSLDHIFFLDNRLIDVVENLYTRYGIRNFFLDEIHKYQNWQQEIKNIYDFYNDIKIVFSGSSSINIQKSKYDLSRRCITYFLNGLSFREFLNIKYGENYKPYSLNEIIKNYKDIAFEIAENDKILLDFHEYCRYGYYPIYFENPKTVVSKIVNMYEKVIYEDIVEVTNLNTENLIVLKKLIYFIATIPPGEISINSLSRNLKKDNKTIMSFISKLTDARLLNLIYKEGSSSVMIRTPRKIYIENGALYNAINEEIRNPVNTGNLREIVFTNQLKNSNSSIKYSKEIGDFIVDDFYFEIGGKNKGRRQIKKAKQSGFLVKDDILYGEEGTIPLYLFGFLY; encoded by the coding sequence ATGGAATTCCTGCTAAAGCTATCAAGAAGAAAGATAGAAAATAACAGTATCAAAACTAAAAGATATCTTTACGAAAAATTTGACCTTAATAACAGATTAATCGCCATATTAGGAGCAAGAGGAACAGGTAAAACAACTCTAATGCTTCAAATTATCAAAGAAAAATGCAAACCTTCAGAAACTGTTTATCTTAGTCTTGACCATATCTTTTTCCTTGATAACAGGTTGATTGATGTTGTTGAAAATCTTTACACCCGATACGGGATAAGAAATTTCTTTCTGGACGAAATACATAAATATCAGAACTGGCAGCAGGAAATAAAGAACATCTACGATTTTTATAACGATATAAAAATTGTTTTTTCAGGCAGTTCAAGTATTAACATCCAGAAATCAAAGTATGACCTTTCCAGAAGGTGTATCACTTACTTTTTAAATGGGCTTTCTTTTAGAGAGTTTTTAAATATTAAATACGGAGAAAACTATAAACCTTACTCTTTAAATGAAATTATAAAGAATTATAAAGACATAGCTTTTGAGATTGCAGAAAACGATAAGATTCTTCTGGATTTCCATGAATACTGCCGCTATGGTTACTATCCTATATATTTTGAAAATCCAAAAACGGTTGTTTCTAAAATAGTTAACATGTATGAAAAAGTGATTTATGAAGATATAGTTGAAGTGACAAATCTAAATACCGAAAATCTTATAGTTTTAAAAAAACTTATCTACTTTATAGCAACTATACCTCCCGGCGAAATTTCCATAAACAGTCTGAGCAGAAATTTAAAAAAAGATAATAAAACTATTATGAGTTTTATCTCAAAACTAACAGATGCCAGACTTTTAAACTTGATTTATAAAGAAGGAAGTTCTTCTGTCATGATAAGAACCCCCAGAAAAATTTACATTGAAAACGGAGCTCTTTATAACGCTATAAATGAAGAGATAAGAAACCCTGTGAATACAGGAAATTTGCGAGAAATCGTTTTTACAAATCAATTAAAAAACAGCAATTCCAGTATAAAATACAGCAAAGAAATCGGAGACTTCATAGTAGATGACTTCTACTTTGAAATTGGAGGAAAAAACAAAGGGAGAAGACAGATAAAAAAAGCAAAACAAAGCGGTTTCCTTGTAAAAGACGATATTCTCTACGGAGAAGAGGGAACTATTCCCTTATATCTGTTTGGATTTTTATATTAA
- the nikR gene encoding nickel-responsive transcriptional regulator NikR, whose amino-acid sequence MAGIVRFGISIDEKLLERFDEYIEKKGYVSRSEAVRDLIRNALIEESVGEDKEVFGTITIVFDHHQKELEDKLTDIEHDHMNNIVSSLHVHIDHHHCMETIVVKGKASEIRALADRIISQKGVKHGKLVVTGIEP is encoded by the coding sequence ATGGCTGGAATTGTTAGGTTTGGTATTTCAATAGATGAAAAGCTCCTTGAGAGATTTGATGAATACATAGAAAAAAAGGGATACGTAAGTCGTTCAGAAGCTGTCAGGGATCTTATAAGAAATGCTTTAATAGAGGAATCTGTAGGAGAGGATAAGGAAGTTTTCGGAACTATTACTATTGTTTTTGACCACCACCAGAAAGAGCTTGAGGATAAACTTACTGATATAGAACATGACCATATGAACAATATAGTTTCCTCTCTTCACGTTCATATAGACCATCATCATTGTATGGAAACAATTGTTGTTAAGGGAAAAGCAAGTGAAATCAGAGCACTTGCAGATAGGATAATAAGCCAGAAGGGAGTTAAACACGGTAAACTTGTTGTTACCGGTATAGAGCCTTGA
- a CDS encoding lytic transglycosylase domain-containing protein yields MHKYIAATIFSLLLSSSAIAVDINSVVKKESFALLKDQFGVEIRESSSSSVLDIPWNEPGVQFWLQYYNNGMNRLKLVQQIKRYEMFLPYVLPVIKEEGVPEILAYLPIIESNGNPAAVSRAGAAGLWQLMPRTARLYGLRVNRYIDERFDIEKSTKAAVKYLKNLYKIFGRWDLAIAAYNAGPGKINRLLKKYNTNSFWDLAKLPDETLNYVPKFYAVAHLINSGKIKVAKNERELLKIKILSKTSLYTISRKLKVKYSLLKTYNKQYRSGVVYPHRYVYIPSFAIRNRTFLAKAKDAKIFIYRPYKTEKVTKIARKFGTDIKTMKVINRIKGKYVYKGQVLIIVAYNADKENVAIR; encoded by the coding sequence ATGCATAAATACATAGCTGCGACAATTTTCTCTTTATTGCTTTCTTCTTCAGCAATTGCTGTAGATATCAATTCAGTTGTAAAAAAAGAGTCATTTGCACTTTTAAAAGACCAGTTTGGTGTTGAGATAAGGGAAAGTAGTTCTTCGTCTGTTCTTGATATTCCATGGAATGAACCTGGAGTTCAGTTCTGGTTGCAGTATTACAATAATGGAATGAATAGATTGAAGCTCGTTCAGCAAATTAAAAGATATGAGATGTTTCTCCCTTATGTATTACCTGTTATTAAGGAGGAAGGAGTTCCTGAAATCCTTGCATATCTTCCTATTATAGAAAGCAATGGAAACCCAGCTGCTGTGTCAAGAGCAGGGGCAGCAGGATTGTGGCAGCTTATGCCAAGAACGGCAAGACTTTATGGGCTCAGAGTGAACAGATACATAGATGAGCGTTTTGACATAGAAAAATCAACAAAAGCGGCTGTAAAATACCTTAAAAACCTTTATAAAATTTTTGGAAGATGGGATCTTGCAATAGCCGCCTATAATGCGGGACCGGGGAAGATAAACAGGCTTTTAAAGAAATATAACACAAATTCTTTCTGGGATCTGGCTAAACTTCCTGATGAAACTCTCAATTACGTTCCTAAATTTTACGCTGTTGCTCATCTTATAAATTCTGGAAAAATAAAAGTTGCAAAGAATGAACGTGAGCTTTTAAAAATAAAGATTCTCTCCAAAACAAGTTTATATACCATTTCACGTAAGTTAAAAGTGAAATACTCCCTTCTTAAAACATATAACAAACAATACCGTTCAGGAGTTGTTTATCCACACAGGTATGTTTACATTCCCTCTTTTGCCATCAGAAACAGGACATTTCTTGCAAAGGCAAAGGACGCAAAAATCTTCATTTATAGACCTTATAAAACGGAAAAAGTTACAAAAATTGCCAGAAAATTTGGTACAGATATAAAAACCATGAAAGTGATTAATAGAATTAAAGGGAAATATGTTTATAAAGGTCAGGTGCTTATAATTGTTGCTTATAATGCAGATAAGGAGAATGTGGCAATAAGATGA
- a CDS encoding tRNA (adenine-N1)-methyltransferase has translation MNNTVKPTDTVIFYDREKNKKYFINLSITPKFGTENGVIETKDVIGIEYGSEVKTHKGYPYLILPATLYDFIMYKLNRLTQIVYPKDAAYIALRLDVKPGDKIIESGVGSGAMTAIFAHIVGPSGKVISYEKREEFIKNATSNLNKLGFLDRVEIKHRDISEGFDEDDADAVFLDVREPWLYLHHAYSALKKGRMLGILIPTVNQIIETLKKLEELSFIDIEVLEILLRHYKTVPERLRPEDRMPAHTAFLIFARKV, from the coding sequence ATGAACAATACAGTGAAACCCACAGATACTGTTATTTTTTATGATAGAGAGAAAAACAAAAAGTATTTTATAAATCTTTCTATTACTCCGAAATTTGGAACAGAAAACGGAGTTATAGAAACCAAAGATGTAATAGGTATTGAATATGGTAGCGAAGTGAAAACCCACAAAGGATATCCTTACCTTATCTTACCTGCAACCCTTTACGATTTTATAATGTATAAACTTAACAGACTAACCCAGATAGTTTACCCGAAAGATGCTGCCTATATAGCTTTACGTCTTGATGTGAAGCCTGGAGATAAAATTATTGAAAGTGGCGTCGGAAGTGGTGCAATGACAGCCATATTTGCTCATATTGTTGGTCCTTCAGGAAAGGTTATTTCCTATGAAAAAAGAGAAGAATTTATCAAAAATGCAACTTCAAATCTGAATAAATTAGGTTTTCTTGATAGAGTTGAAATAAAGCACAGAGACATTTCTGAAGGTTTTGACGAAGATGATGCGGATGCTGTTTTTCTTGATGTAAGAGAACCGTGGCTTTATCTTCATCATGCCTATAGCGCTCTTAAAAAAGGTAGAATGCTTGGAATTCTTATTCCTACTGTAAATCAAATTATAGAAACTCTAAAAAAACTTGAAGAACTTTCTTTTATAGATATTGAGGTTCTTGAAATTTTATTAAGACATTATAAAACAGTTCCAGAAAGATTAAGGCCAGAGGACAGAATGCCTGCTCACACAGCATTCCTTATTTTTGCCCGTAAAGTTTAG
- a CDS encoding HD domain-containing protein, protein MRKFKLTYRKLLKDDKVKFYIERADFFLQNMGYTYHGLKHVVWVAGKAREILKKLGYSEKETELAGIAGLLHDIGNIVSRHNHAQSGALLAYQLLKRYKELTEEELTELMYAIGNHESDTGVPVTPVAAAVVIADKCHVTRNRVRNRDHLREDIHDRVNYAVYYNNIEIDRNERIIKLVIKMDTEISDILEFFNIFNERMKMCKTASKVLNCQFRIKINDTDL, encoded by the coding sequence ATGAGAAAATTTAAATTAACCTACAGGAAACTTTTGAAAGACGATAAGGTGAAATTTTATATAGAAAGAGCAGATTTCTTTCTTCAAAATATGGGATACACATACCACGGTCTTAAACATGTTGTATGGGTTGCAGGAAAGGCAAGAGAAATTCTTAAAAAACTTGGCTACTCAGAAAAAGAAACAGAGCTTGCTGGAATAGCAGGGCTTTTACACGATATAGGAAATATAGTTTCAAGACATAATCACGCTCAGTCGGGAGCACTTCTTGCATATCAGCTGCTTAAAAGATACAAAGAGCTAACAGAAGAAGAATTAACAGAGCTAATGTATGCAATAGGAAACCATGAATCTGACACCGGAGTGCCTGTAACACCTGTAGCTGCAGCTGTGGTTATTGCCGATAAGTGCCATGTAACAAGGAACAGAGTAAGAAACAGAGACCATTTAAGAGAAGATATTCATGATAGAGTTAATTATGCTGTGTATTACAACAATATAGAAATAGACAGAAATGAGAGAATTATAAAGCTTGTTATAAAGATGGATACAGAAATTTCGGATATTCTTGAATTTTTCAATATTTTCAATGAAAGAATGAAAATGTGTAAAACTGCCAGCAAAGTTTTAAACTGCCAGTTTAGAATAAAAATAAATGATACTGACCTTTAA
- a CDS encoding YebC/PmpR family DNA-binding transcriptional regulator, with protein MAGHSKWANIKHKKAAQDAKRGKIYTKLAREITVAAREGGGDPEFNPRLRTAIEKAKKFNMPKENIERAIKRGTGEIAGETYEEVTYEGYGPGGVAIIVKCLTDNRNRTASEVRHAFSKHGGNLGTSGCVSWMFERKGVITVSAEGQDEESVMMVAIDAGAEDFVAEDGTFIIYTQPSDLETVKKALEEAGIKIEEAKLDLIPQTTTRVEGETAQKVLKLLEHLEDLDDVQEVYSNFDMPEEVLNNA; from the coding sequence ATGGCTGGACATTCCAAATGGGCAAATATTAAACATAAAAAAGCTGCGCAGGATGCGAAAAGAGGAAAAATCTATACAAAACTTGCCCGTGAGATAACAGTTGCAGCAAGAGAAGGTGGTGGTGACCCTGAGTTTAATCCGAGACTTAGAACCGCTATTGAGAAAGCAAAAAAATTTAACATGCCAAAGGAAAATATAGAAAGAGCTATCAAAAGAGGAACAGGCGAGATAGCTGGAGAAACCTATGAGGAAGTAACCTATGAGGGATACGGTCCCGGGGGAGTAGCAATCATAGTTAAGTGTTTAACCGACAACAGAAATAGAACAGCTTCTGAAGTAAGGCATGCATTCTCAAAACATGGTGGAAATCTTGGAACTTCTGGATGTGTATCATGGATGTTTGAGAGAAAAGGCGTTATCACGGTTTCAGCTGAAGGGCAGGATGAAGAATCTGTAATGATGGTTGCCATAGATGCAGGAGCTGAAGATTTTGTTGCTGAAGATGGCACATTTATCATTTACACACAGCCATCAGACCTTGAAACTGTTAAAAAAGCGCTGGAAGAGGCCGGGATAAAAATAGAGGAAGCCAAACTTGACCTTATACCTCAAACCACAACAAGGGTGGAAGGTGAAACGGCACAAAAAGTTTTGAAACTGCTTGAACATCTTGAAGATCTTGATGATGTTCAGGAGGTATATTCAAACTTTGATATGCCTGAAGAGGTCCTCAATAATGCATAA
- a CDS encoding TatD family hydrolase: MIDTHAHLHFPQYDKDRDKIIEECNQKLDAVVTVGCNFEDSKKALALADSNYKIYGTAGIHPHDAVNYDLNIKESLKNLLQHEKTVAVGEAGLDFYRNLSPKEKQEEIFRLQIELAREFEKPIVIHTREASTEMSEFIKTEMEGVKGIIHCFNGDKELLETALKHGFFISYAGPVTYPKNEFLRETLKNVPSSRLLVETDAPYLSPQKFRGKRNHPVYVAYTIKTIAEYLGLNFSDVDRITTVNAKRIFNLPMTKEEKSPKLVYKVRNTLYINLTTKCPCHCTFCFRGKEDYVLGYNLNLDREPIAEEYMYRIKNPGIYDELVFCGYGEPFERFDALCKIAEWIKKMGAKKVRVNTNGLGYLITNDKKILDKLKGLVDSFNISINASTPEEYYKIVRPSFGKGSFESVLKFIQDAKKAGFEVVISAVDIEDFDKNAFIQFAKKLGVNWKIRNWKVI, translated from the coding sequence TTGATAGATACACATGCTCATCTTCATTTTCCACAGTATGATAAAGATAGAGATAAAATAATAGAAGAATGCAACCAGAAACTTGATGCGGTTGTTACTGTAGGTTGCAATTTTGAAGACAGTAAGAAAGCTTTGGCTTTAGCAGATTCCAATTATAAAATTTACGGTACTGCTGGAATTCATCCTCACGATGCAGTCAATTATGATTTAAATATTAAAGAAAGTTTGAAGAATCTTTTACAACATGAGAAAACTGTTGCCGTAGGAGAAGCAGGACTTGATTTTTACAGAAATCTGTCTCCGAAAGAAAAGCAGGAAGAGATTTTTAGATTACAGATTGAACTTGCAAGAGAGTTTGAAAAACCGATTGTAATTCATACAAGAGAAGCTTCTACTGAAATGTCAGAATTTATCAAAACTGAAATGGAAGGAGTGAAAGGAATAATTCACTGCTTTAACGGTGATAAGGAACTGCTTGAAACCGCTTTGAAACACGGATTTTTTATCTCTTATGCTGGCCCTGTAACCTATCCTAAGAATGAATTTTTAAGAGAGACGCTAAAGAATGTTCCATCATCAAGACTTCTTGTTGAAACCGATGCCCCTTACCTTTCTCCACAAAAATTCAGAGGAAAGAGAAACCATCCTGTTTATGTGGCCTATACGATCAAAACTATAGCCGAATACCTTGGACTTAACTTTTCAGATGTTGACCGTATAACAACTGTAAACGCTAAGAGAATTTTTAACCTTCCAATGACAAAAGAGGAAAAATCTCCAAAACTTGTTTATAAAGTTAGGAATACTCTTTATATCAACCTTACAACAAAATGTCCATGTCACTGCACTTTCTGTTTCAGGGGAAAAGAAGATTATGTGCTTGGTTATAACCTTAACCTTGATAGAGAACCGATAGCGGAAGAGTATATGTATAGAATTAAAAATCCAGGAATTTACGATGAGTTAGTATTTTGCGGTTATGGAGAGCCTTTTGAGAGATTTGATGCCCTTTGTAAGATTGCAGAATGGATAAAAAAGATGGGGGCAAAAAAGGTAAGAGTAAATACCAACGGACTTGGATATCTGATTACAAATGATAAAAAAATTCTTGACAAACTAAAAGGTCTGGTGGATTCCTTTAATATCAGTATTAACGCTTCCACTCCTGAAGAGTATTACAAAATTGTCAGGCCGTCTTTTGGAAAAGGAAGTTTTGAAAGTGTGTTAAAATTCATTCAAGATGCGAAAAAAGCTGGATTTGAAGTTGTCATTTCCGCCGTTGATATAGAAGACTTTGACAAAAATGCATTTATTCAATTTGCAAAAAAACTCGGTGTCAACTGGAAAATAAGAAACTGGAAAGTTATTTAA